From a region of the Archangium lipolyticum genome:
- a CDS encoding NAD(P)/FAD-dependent oxidoreductase, with amino-acid sequence MAYRVNNIGLWLDEPEELLGQRAAEKLGVTRSDLASVRVVRAVLDARKKGSPRYIYTLEVEVAPGRKLGRMPPDVSETPPPPEPPERVKPPERMPLIIGTGPAGLFCALGLLERGVRTILLERGKEVVSRRKDVAKLMRDGSLDPESNMNFGEGGAGAYTDGKLSTRINHPMVRKVIETFARCGAPDHILIEGKPHIGSDLLPGAVATLRDELIAGGCQVLFEHKVEEVLYRDGRVAGLKLTDGRTLESDRVVLAPGNSARELYERFAADGRVVIEPKPFALGFRAEHPQGLINSIQYGSAAKNPKLPPADYKLAENLEVDGEVRGIYSFCMCPGGIVVPTPTQDGLQCTNGMSNSRRNAKYANAGIVVTVSVQDFEREGFRGPLAGLEFQRHWEAKAYELGGGKFYAPAQTIPDYLAGRVKKDPGGTSYRPGLAHTDLNKLFPPSLTQSLKQALKAFDRKMRGFISDEGKLIGIESRTSSPVRITRGEDMQSVSMRGLYPAGEGCGYAGGIVSSAIDGLRVAEQIARELA; translated from the coding sequence ATGGCGTATCGGGTGAACAACATCGGGCTGTGGTTGGACGAGCCGGAAGAGCTGCTCGGCCAGCGTGCGGCCGAGAAGCTGGGCGTGACTCGATCGGACCTGGCGTCCGTGCGGGTCGTGCGCGCGGTGCTGGACGCACGCAAGAAAGGCAGTCCTCGCTACATCTATACGCTGGAGGTGGAAGTGGCTCCGGGGCGCAAGCTCGGGCGCATGCCTCCGGACGTGAGCGAGACCCCCCCGCCTCCCGAGCCTCCCGAGCGCGTGAAGCCGCCGGAGCGGATGCCCCTCATCATCGGCACCGGACCCGCCGGCCTCTTCTGCGCCCTGGGCCTGCTGGAACGCGGCGTACGCACCATCCTCCTCGAGCGCGGCAAGGAAGTCGTGTCGCGGCGGAAAGATGTGGCGAAGCTGATGCGGGACGGCTCGTTGGATCCGGAGAGCAACATGAACTTCGGAGAGGGTGGGGCCGGCGCTTATACCGACGGCAAGTTGTCCACGCGCATCAACCACCCCATGGTGCGCAAGGTCATCGAGACGTTCGCCCGGTGCGGCGCGCCGGACCACATCCTCATCGAGGGCAAGCCGCACATCGGCTCGGACCTGCTGCCGGGCGCGGTGGCGACGCTGCGCGACGAGCTCATCGCCGGGGGCTGCCAGGTGCTCTTCGAGCACAAGGTGGAGGAGGTGCTCTACCGGGACGGCCGGGTCGCGGGGCTGAAGCTCACGGATGGGCGCACGCTGGAGAGCGACCGGGTCGTGCTCGCCCCGGGCAACTCGGCGCGCGAGCTCTATGAGCGCTTCGCCGCGGACGGGCGCGTGGTCATCGAGCCCAAGCCCTTCGCCCTCGGCTTCCGGGCCGAGCACCCGCAGGGCCTCATCAACTCCATCCAGTACGGGAGCGCGGCGAAGAACCCGAAGCTGCCCCCGGCCGACTACAAGCTGGCGGAGAACCTGGAGGTGGATGGGGAGGTGCGCGGCATCTACTCGTTCTGCATGTGCCCGGGCGGCATCGTGGTGCCCACGCCCACCCAGGACGGGCTGCAGTGCACCAACGGCATGAGCAACTCGCGCCGCAACGCGAAGTACGCCAACGCGGGCATCGTCGTCACCGTGTCCGTGCAGGACTTCGAGCGCGAGGGGTTCCGAGGGCCCCTGGCGGGCCTGGAGTTCCAGCGCCACTGGGAGGCCAAGGCGTACGAGCTGGGCGGCGGGAAGTTCTACGCCCCCGCGCAGACGATTCCGGACTACCTGGCCGGGCGCGTGAAGAAGGACCCGGGTGGGACGAGCTACCGGCCGGGCCTGGCGCATACGGATCTGAACAAGCTCTTCCCTCCGAGCCTCACACAGTCACTGAAGCAGGCGCTGAAGGCGTTCGACCGGAAGATGCGTGGTTTCATCAGTGATGAGGGCAAGCTCATCGGCATCGAGAGCCGCACCAGCTCGCCGGTGCGGATTACCCGCGGCGAGGACATGCAGTCCGTGTCGATGCGGGGGCTCTACCCCGCCGGCGAGGGCTGTGGCTACGCGGGCGGTATCGTCTCCTCGGCCATTGATGGACTGCGCGTGGCGGAGCAGATTGCGCGCGAGCTGGCCTGA
- a CDS encoding 3'-5' exoribonuclease YhaM family protein — protein sequence MTTDNQADNSPNASPAGAPEEMVRKVYAKDLREKDQVNTVFRVTKKDRVTARSGKVFLSVVLVDKSGEIDARVFDKVEALEAVFNTGDYVLVRGNVIGFHGKSQVVIESLERLDPEPLDPKEFEPPAAPPAREEQPAPKAAAPAREPREGREEQPAPREGKDGHGGARAVGQIREIVTERVNDPNVKALLLAFLDDPQIAAGLPNAPAAKGVHHAYRGGLADHLLSVMRLTLRVADHYPMADRDLLLAGALLHDVMKVAEISPEKGFDYTDEGKLVGHLVMTAQKIREKSLAIPNFPPLLEQHLTHLVLAHHGRLEYGSPKLPMTIEAHIVHALDSLDSRIASWVEAMQRDPNERWTENLRLYDRQLWKGPAPTQRGRAPVETRRKKDKEKKPKERPEKTGTPAGEGQQAQRPERPERPERADRPPREPRPPREPREAREQREPREAREPKPPREPVNVPKELTFKPFSVLTATKSEPASRPEEGSDTEG from the coding sequence ATGACGACCGACAATCAGGCCGACAATTCCCCCAACGCCTCCCCCGCCGGCGCACCCGAGGAGATGGTGCGCAAGGTCTATGCGAAGGACCTGCGGGAGAAGGACCAGGTCAATACCGTCTTCCGCGTCACGAAGAAGGACCGCGTCACCGCGCGCAGCGGCAAGGTGTTCCTCTCCGTGGTCCTCGTGGACAAGAGCGGAGAGATCGACGCCCGCGTCTTCGACAAGGTCGAGGCGCTCGAGGCGGTGTTCAACACCGGTGACTACGTGCTCGTCCGTGGCAATGTCATTGGCTTCCACGGCAAGTCGCAGGTGGTCATCGAGTCGCTCGAGAGACTGGACCCCGAGCCGCTCGATCCCAAGGAGTTCGAGCCCCCGGCCGCGCCTCCCGCTCGCGAGGAGCAGCCCGCGCCCAAGGCCGCCGCTCCCGCCCGCGAGCCCCGTGAGGGCCGCGAGGAGCAGCCCGCGCCCCGCGAGGGCAAGGACGGCCACGGTGGCGCCCGCGCCGTCGGGCAGATCCGGGAGATCGTCACCGAGCGCGTGAACGATCCGAACGTGAAGGCCCTGCTGCTCGCCTTCCTGGACGATCCGCAGATCGCCGCGGGCCTGCCCAACGCCCCGGCCGCCAAGGGCGTCCACCACGCCTACCGCGGCGGACTGGCCGACCACCTGCTGTCCGTGATGCGGTTGACGCTCCGCGTGGCGGACCACTACCCCATGGCGGACCGCGACCTGCTGCTCGCCGGCGCCCTGCTCCACGACGTGATGAAGGTCGCGGAGATCTCCCCGGAGAAGGGCTTCGACTACACCGACGAGGGCAAGCTGGTGGGCCACCTCGTCATGACGGCGCAGAAGATCCGCGAGAAGTCGCTCGCCATCCCCAACTTCCCCCCGCTGCTCGAGCAGCACCTCACCCACCTCGTCCTCGCGCACCATGGACGCCTGGAGTACGGCTCGCCCAAGCTGCCGATGACCATCGAGGCGCACATCGTCCACGCGCTGGACTCGCTGGACTCGCGGATCGCCTCCTGGGTGGAGGCGATGCAGCGCGATCCCAACGAGCGGTGGACGGAGAACCTGCGCCTCTACGACCGTCAGCTGTGGAAGGGCCCCGCGCCCACGCAGCGCGGCCGGGCGCCGGTGGAGACGCGCCGCAAGAAGGACAAGGAGAAGAAGCCCAAGGAGCGGCCGGAGAAGACGGGCACCCCCGCGGGCGAGGGCCAGCAGGCCCAGCGTCCCGAGAGGCCGGAGCGGCCCGAGCGCGCGGACAGGCCGCCACGCGAGCCCAGGCCGCCGCGCGAGCCGCGTGAGGCCCGCGAGCAGCGTGAACCGCGCGAGGCCCGCGAGCCCAAGCCGCCTCGCGAGCCGGTGAACGTTCCCAAGGAGCTGACGTTCAAGCCCTTCAGTGTGTTGACGGCAACGAAGTCGGAGCCCGCCTCCAGGCCCGAGGAGGGCTCGGACACGGAAGGCTGA
- the gap gene encoding type I glyceraldehyde-3-phosphate dehydrogenase, with translation MATRIAINGFGRIGRCVLRAALSRKENIEIVAINDLDEPSALAHLFKYDSVHRMWPGDVKASDKGIVIDGKEIAVTAQKEPTALPWKSMGVDVVLECTGRFTDREGAEKHMAAGAKKVIISAPAKGPDLTIAYGINHDQYDPKKHHILSNASCTTNCLAPVSKVLLENFGIEKGVMTTIHSYTNDQRILDLTHKDLRRARAAALSMIPSSTGAAKAIGEVLPALKGKMHGISVRVPTPNVSLVDLSVVTSKPVTADAVNAAFKAAAEGPLKGILQYNDEQTVSVDYNGNPHSSIFDSTNTMIVGDNLLKVMAWYDNEWGFSNRMVDTVKFLVSKGF, from the coding sequence ATGGCCACCAGGATTGCCATCAACGGGTTTGGTCGCATCGGTCGTTGCGTGCTGCGTGCTGCGCTCAGCCGCAAGGAGAACATCGAGATCGTCGCCATCAACGACCTCGACGAGCCGTCCGCGCTGGCGCACCTCTTCAAGTACGACTCGGTGCACCGCATGTGGCCGGGCGATGTGAAGGCCTCGGACAAGGGCATCGTCATCGACGGCAAGGAGATCGCCGTCACCGCCCAGAAGGAGCCGACCGCGCTGCCCTGGAAGTCCATGGGCGTGGACGTGGTGCTCGAGTGCACCGGCCGCTTCACGGACCGCGAGGGTGCCGAGAAGCACATGGCCGCGGGCGCCAAGAAGGTCATCATCTCCGCGCCGGCCAAGGGCCCGGACCTGACGATCGCCTACGGCATCAACCACGACCAGTACGATCCGAAGAAGCACCACATCCTCTCCAACGCCTCGTGCACCACCAACTGCCTGGCGCCGGTGAGCAAGGTGCTGCTGGAGAACTTCGGCATCGAGAAGGGCGTGATGACCACCATCCACAGCTACACCAACGACCAGCGCATCCTGGATCTCACCCACAAGGATCTGCGCCGCGCCCGCGCCGCCGCGCTGTCGATGATTCCCTCCTCCACGGGTGCCGCCAAGGCCATCGGTGAGGTGCTGCCGGCCCTCAAGGGCAAGATGCACGGCATTTCGGTGCGCGTGCCGACCCCGAACGTGTCCCTGGTGGACCTGAGCGTGGTGACCAGCAAGCCCGTCACCGCCGACGCCGTCAACGCCGCGTTCAAGGCTGCCGCCGAGGGCCCGCTCAAGGGCATCCTCCAGTACAACGACGAGCAGACCGTCTCCGTCGACTACAACGGCAACCCGCACTCCTCCATCTTCGACTCCACCAACACCATGATCGTGGGCGACAACCTGCTCAAGGTGATGGCCTGGTACGACAACGAGTGGGGCTTCTCCAACCGCATGGTGGATACGGTGAAGTTCCTCGTGTCCAAGGGCTTCTAG
- a CDS encoding golvesin C-terminal-like domain-containing protein produces MALPAHVRATACVLMSLLCLPSTALAQEDGSFSHACGLEPPDAVYVPLPGPRPHETQWRSSEPPLVRREDPAGRVSALSGLPQTRVRTGALSGKTIYLSPGHGFYRSAPLGRWATQRGNTNDVVEDLVSLETLDQYLMPMLMGAGATVIPVRESDLNPHMAIVDNGREGYSEEGTAELFSTATPGWGPPPMPMGNAVRPFQLGDHRVMTAASTATARATWAPAIPADGYYHVYVSYGADPDRVTDAHYVVKHAGGESHFRVNQRRHGGTWLMLGRFYFRTGQHPETASVVALNDSAEAGSMSLDAVRFGGGSGAIGDAALGALPRPRAEECARYHTQFSGAPPEVFAPSGTNALSNERNDDVSARPRFAAWLHEEGEDAIYVAWHTNASSNGTVRGTEAYVYGPNPVDGTYNFTGVPGSEVLAQSLLDELKADLQREVEPSWRVRNLRSANLGEVNPRHNPEIPSVLMEVAYHDNAQDAARLKDPNFRRIAARSFLQGIIKYFAARDGVAVQLPPEAPSAVVARNAGSGKVEVKWAVPPDPDANVPSKFPATGYRVYQSADGLAWDEGAETDSTTFSLTLTPGTTRYFRVAALNAGGESFPSEVVGVRVPEAGRSTEVLVVNAFLRLDATLARAENLSAYDLGSPLRALLESMNDGTALLRHGDAVSQLGVAFDGATSEALAAGLFTPVGYRVLDWFTGRGGVGGAGPSAAEQALMRTFVAGGGHLLLSGSHVASALAAGSTEDQSFLTGFLRALPGCGESALLVNGRSDGWFPGLTGSLLDDGLRGSFPVGVPDVLIPLEGGSPVLGYAGTDWAAGVASSAGGQVLFLGMPFEGLVNPSRRAYLMGTFLARAGVLASAPTPPEGEDLLPPGAPATLMGSGAPCSLGRMPDSYVNAETGCGCRAGGGTAPVACLLLLLTVQLRRARRSRFTER; encoded by the coding sequence ATGGCCCTTCCTGCTCACGTACGTGCCACCGCCTGCGTGCTGATGTCCCTGCTCTGCCTGCCGAGCACGGCCCTCGCACAGGAGGACGGTTCCTTCTCCCATGCCTGCGGCCTGGAGCCGCCAGATGCCGTCTATGTGCCGCTGCCGGGCCCGAGGCCCCACGAGACACAGTGGCGCTCCTCGGAGCCGCCCCTGGTGCGCCGGGAGGACCCGGCGGGCAGGGTCTCCGCGCTCTCGGGTCTGCCTCAGACGCGGGTGCGCACCGGAGCGCTGTCGGGAAAGACGATCTACCTGAGCCCGGGACACGGCTTCTATCGCAGCGCGCCCCTGGGCCGGTGGGCGACCCAGCGCGGCAACACGAACGACGTCGTCGAGGACCTGGTCTCCCTCGAGACGCTCGACCAGTACCTGATGCCGATGCTGATGGGGGCGGGCGCCACGGTGATTCCCGTGCGCGAGTCGGACCTCAATCCGCACATGGCCATCGTCGACAACGGCCGGGAGGGCTATTCGGAGGAGGGCACCGCGGAGCTCTTCTCCACCGCCACCCCCGGCTGGGGTCCGCCGCCCATGCCCATGGGGAACGCGGTGCGGCCCTTCCAGCTCGGAGACCACCGGGTGATGACGGCCGCGTCCACGGCCACCGCGCGCGCCACCTGGGCGCCCGCGATTCCGGCCGACGGCTACTACCACGTGTACGTCTCGTATGGCGCGGACCCGGACCGTGTGACGGATGCGCACTACGTGGTGAAGCACGCGGGCGGCGAGAGCCATTTCCGGGTGAACCAGCGCCGCCATGGAGGAACGTGGCTGATGTTGGGCCGCTTCTACTTCCGGACGGGCCAGCACCCGGAGACGGCCTCGGTGGTGGCGCTCAACGACTCGGCGGAAGCGGGCAGCATGTCGCTGGACGCGGTGCGCTTCGGTGGCGGTAGCGGCGCCATCGGTGACGCCGCCCTGGGCGCCCTGCCGCGTCCCCGCGCCGAGGAGTGTGCGCGCTACCACACCCAGTTCAGCGGTGCGCCGCCCGAGGTGTTCGCGCCCTCGGGCACCAACGCGCTCTCCAACGAGCGCAATGACGACGTCTCCGCGCGCCCGCGCTTCGCCGCCTGGCTGCACGAGGAGGGGGAGGACGCCATCTACGTCGCCTGGCACACCAACGCCTCCAGCAACGGCACCGTGCGCGGCACCGAGGCCTACGTCTACGGCCCCAATCCCGTGGACGGCACGTACAACTTCACCGGTGTGCCCGGCAGCGAGGTGCTCGCGCAGAGCCTGCTGGACGAGCTGAAGGCGGACCTGCAGCGGGAGGTGGAGCCCTCCTGGCGGGTGCGCAACCTGCGCTCGGCCAACCTGGGCGAGGTGAATCCGAGGCACAACCCGGAGATCCCCTCCGTGCTGATGGAGGTGGCCTACCACGACAACGCGCAGGACGCCGCGCGGCTCAAGGACCCGAACTTCCGGCGGATCGCCGCGCGTTCCTTCCTCCAGGGCATCATCAAGTACTTCGCCGCGCGCGACGGCGTGGCGGTGCAGCTGCCTCCCGAGGCGCCCTCCGCGGTGGTGGCGCGCAACGCGGGGAGCGGCAAGGTGGAGGTGAAGTGGGCGGTGCCTCCGGACCCGGATGCCAACGTGCCCTCGAAGTTCCCGGCCACCGGCTACCGCGTCTACCAGAGCGCGGACGGGCTGGCCTGGGACGAGGGCGCCGAGACGGACTCCACCACCTTCTCGCTCACCCTGACGCCGGGAACCACGCGCTACTTCCGCGTGGCGGCCCTCAACGCTGGAGGCGAGTCCTTCCCCTCGGAGGTGGTGGGCGTGCGCGTGCCGGAGGCGGGCCGGAGCACGGAGGTGCTCGTGGTCAATGCCTTCCTCCGCCTGGACGCGACGCTGGCGCGCGCCGAGAACCTCTCGGCGTACGATCTGGGCTCGCCCCTGCGCGCGCTGCTGGAGTCCATGAACGACGGAACGGCCCTGCTTCGTCACGGAGACGCGGTGTCGCAGCTCGGGGTGGCGTTCGACGGAGCGACCAGTGAGGCGCTCGCCGCGGGCCTCTTCACGCCTGTGGGCTACCGGGTGCTGGACTGGTTCACCGGGCGGGGTGGGGTAGGGGGCGCGGGTCCCAGCGCCGCCGAACAGGCGCTGATGCGGACCTTCGTCGCCGGAGGCGGGCACCTGCTGCTCTCGGGCAGCCATGTGGCCTCCGCGCTCGCCGCGGGCAGCACGGAGGACCAGTCCTTCCTGACCGGGTTCCTCCGCGCCCTGCCTGGTTGCGGTGAGTCGGCGCTCCTGGTGAATGGGCGCTCGGATGGATGGTTCCCGGGCCTCACCGGCTCACTGCTCGATGACGGGCTGCGGGGCTCCTTCCCCGTGGGGGTGCCGGATGTCCTCATCCCCCTGGAGGGGGGCTCCCCCGTGCTGGGCTATGCCGGGACCGACTGGGCCGCGGGCGTGGCCTCCTCAGCGGGGGGACAGGTGCTCTTCCTGGGCATGCCCTTCGAGGGACTCGTCAATCCCTCGCGCCGCGCCTACCTCATGGGGACCTTCCTCGCACGAGCGGGCGTGCTGGCCTCGGCCCCCACGCCGCCCGAGGGGGAGGACCTCCTGCCCCCGGGGGCACCCGCTACGTTGATGGGCTCCGGCGCCCCCTGCTCGCTGGGCCGGATGCCTGATTCCTATGTCAACGCGGAGACCGGCTGTGGCTGCCGGGCAGGCGGGGGAACCGCCCCTGTTGCATGTCTGTTGCTGCTCCTGACTGTTCAGCTGCGGCGCGCGCGTCGTTCTCGCTTCACTGAGCGTTGA
- a CDS encoding diacylglycerol kinase family protein, protein MSTPALSPQPPPEKKQPPTYPPRGGSGMLASLCHAWNGLIHTVVHQRNMRVHLVSALLVGLVGSGIELGLAEKVTLIFCVLLIFFAEILNSALEHLVDLATRHFDEKARLTKDAAAAGVLVLAVGTVVIFAAILVHNWETVINSGPQIARQVALGLPLALCVMVLVLPQPRSAWVDRLAFVGGAILLGALAPRTASSVFTAMDAGLLIVAGAAARQRRRERMGG, encoded by the coding sequence ATGAGCACCCCTGCCCTCTCACCCCAGCCGCCTCCCGAGAAGAAGCAGCCTCCGACCTACCCGCCTCGCGGTGGCTCCGGGATGCTCGCTTCCTTGTGCCATGCGTGGAACGGGCTCATCCACACCGTCGTCCACCAGCGAAACATGCGCGTCCACCTCGTCTCCGCGCTGCTCGTGGGCCTGGTGGGCAGCGGCATCGAGCTGGGGCTCGCCGAGAAGGTGACGCTCATCTTCTGCGTCCTCCTCATCTTCTTCGCGGAGATCCTCAACAGCGCGCTCGAGCACCTGGTGGACCTCGCCACCCGGCACTTCGACGAGAAGGCCCGCCTCACCAAGGACGCGGCCGCCGCGGGCGTGCTGGTGCTCGCCGTGGGCACCGTCGTCATCTTCGCCGCCATCCTCGTGCACAACTGGGAGACGGTGATCAACAGCGGACCCCAGATCGCCCGCCAGGTGGCCCTCGGGCTTCCCCTCGCCCTGTGCGTGATGGTGCTGGTGCTGCCACAGCCGCGCTCCGCCTGGGTGGACAGGCTGGCCTTCGTGGGAGGCGCCATCCTGCTCGGAGCGCTCGCGCCACGTACCGCCAGCTCCGTCTTCACCGCCATGGACGCCGGCCTGCTCATCGTCGCCGGAGCCGCCGCCCGCCAGCGCCGCCGTGAGCGCATGGGGGGCTGA
- a CDS encoding class I SAM-dependent rRNA methyltransferase has translation MLNTYLSREAARRLKHGAPWVRREDIVSMEGTPSVGEAVQLRDEDGHVLGLADVDLEASYAVRRLGLPDESAEGLIPRHVRHAFERRARMVDDPRFCRVINDDGDALPGLIVDRYDTHLVVQTLTRAMDARLQEITRALVEVGGAESVLLRNDTARRRQLGLPVQRPHALYGNPPRWSRVLEMGARFTVDLTYGPGVGYPYDQRELRRFISRLSQGARVLDPSCHVGGLFVHAGRHGARSILAFDADADTADLARENGEANGLLGRLQVQRGDALSVLRGLHDTFDLVLLDTPEASSADTFIEQVRLGLRATRHGGYLLLVGYHPPLATGSFDELVAAACEFEGRVGFRFARLGLPPDHPTLVGFPGTDYLSGIALEVS, from the coding sequence TTGCTCAACACCTACCTTTCCCGCGAGGCGGCGCGGAGGCTGAAGCACGGAGCGCCCTGGGTCCGCCGGGAGGACATCGTCTCGATGGAAGGCACTCCCTCCGTGGGAGAAGCCGTGCAGCTCCGGGACGAGGACGGGCACGTGCTGGGTCTGGCGGACGTGGACCTCGAGGCCTCCTACGCGGTACGCCGGCTGGGGCTGCCCGACGAGTCCGCCGAGGGTCTCATCCCCCGCCACGTCCGCCACGCCTTCGAGCGCCGCGCGCGCATGGTGGATGACCCGCGCTTCTGCCGCGTCATCAACGACGATGGTGACGCCCTCCCCGGCCTCATCGTGGACCGCTACGACACGCACCTCGTCGTCCAGACGCTCACGCGGGCCATGGACGCGCGGCTGCAGGAGATCACCCGCGCCCTCGTGGAGGTAGGCGGGGCCGAGTCCGTGCTGCTGCGCAACGACACCGCCCGGCGCCGGCAGCTCGGCCTGCCCGTGCAGCGGCCCCATGCCCTGTATGGCAACCCGCCGCGCTGGAGCCGCGTGCTGGAGATGGGGGCCCGCTTCACGGTGGACCTCACCTATGGCCCGGGCGTGGGCTACCCGTACGACCAGCGCGAGCTGCGCCGCTTCATCTCCCGCCTGTCCCAGGGGGCCCGGGTGCTGGACCCGAGCTGCCACGTGGGCGGCCTCTTCGTCCACGCGGGCCGCCATGGTGCCCGCTCCATCCTCGCCTTCGACGCCGACGCGGACACGGCGGACCTCGCCCGGGAGAACGGTGAGGCCAACGGACTGCTGGGCCGCCTCCAGGTGCAACGCGGCGACGCGCTCTCCGTGCTGCGCGGCCTGCACGACACCTTCGACCTGGTGCTGCTGGACACCCCCGAGGCCTCCTCCGCCGACACCTTCATCGAGCAGGTGCGCCTGGGCCTGCGCGCCACCCGCCACGGCGGCTATCTCCTCCTCGTCGGCTACCACCCGCCCCTGGCCACCGGCAGCTTCGACGAACTGGTGGCCGCGGCATGCGAGTTCGAGGGGCGCGTGGGCTTCCGCTTCGCCCGGCTCGGCCTGCCGCCGGACCACCCCACCCTGGTGGGCTTCCCCGGCACGGACTACCTGTCGGGCATCGCCCTCGAGGTGAGCTGA
- a CDS encoding START domain-containing protein yields the protein MSFLPALPLLVLLAGADEPAWKQVTRDDGITVLARTPEGGSVAEVKATALVDAPPHDVWRVIRDYPNYKKTMPYTEESRVLSSEQDGKVIVFQCLVNAPLVDKREFIIRIVDESDWKDGQGFLKAAWTMATEGLPPEREGVVRVKLNRGYWLLEPREEGKKTFVTYYLYTDPGGSLPGWVADRANKKSVPDVLRAVRKYATKK from the coding sequence ATGTCCTTCCTTCCCGCTCTGCCCCTGCTCGTCCTGCTGGCTGGCGCCGATGAACCGGCCTGGAAACAGGTGACCCGTGATGACGGCATCACCGTACTGGCCCGGACCCCCGAGGGGGGCTCGGTGGCCGAGGTGAAGGCCACCGCCCTGGTGGATGCGCCGCCCCACGACGTGTGGCGGGTCATCCGTGACTACCCGAACTACAAGAAGACGATGCCCTACACCGAGGAGAGCCGCGTGCTGTCCTCGGAGCAGGACGGGAAGGTCATCGTGTTCCAGTGCCTGGTGAACGCGCCGCTGGTGGACAAGCGCGAATTCATCATCCGGATCGTCGACGAGTCGGACTGGAAGGACGGCCAGGGCTTCCTGAAGGCGGCGTGGACGATGGCCACGGAGGGGCTGCCCCCCGAGCGCGAGGGGGTGGTGCGTGTGAAACTCAACAGAGGCTACTGGCTGCTGGAGCCGCGCGAGGAGGGGAAGAAGACCTTCGTCACCTACTACCTCTACACGGACCCGGGAGGCTCGCTGCCCGGGTGGGTGGCCGACCGGGCGAACAAGAAGTCCGTGCCGGACGTGCTCCGGGCCGTGCGCAAGTACGCCACGAAGAAGTAG